The proteins below are encoded in one region of Saccopteryx leptura isolate mSacLep1 chromosome 1, mSacLep1_pri_phased_curated, whole genome shotgun sequence:
- the MAB21L2 gene encoding protein mab-21-like 2, giving the protein MIAAQAKLVYQLNKYYTERCQARKAAIAKTIREVCKVVSDVLKEVEVQEPRFISSLSEIDARYEGLEVISPTEFEVVLYLNQMGVFNFVDDGSLPGCAVLKLSDGRKRSMSLWVEFITASGYLSARKIRSRFQTLVAQAVDKCSYRDVVKMIADTSEVKLRIRERYVVQITPAFKCTGIWPRSAAQWPMPHIPWPGPNRVAEVKAEGFNLLSKECYSLTGKQSSAESDAWVLQFGEAENRLLMGGCRNKCLSVLKTLRDRHLELPGQPLNNYHMKTLLLYECEKHPRETDWDEACLGDRLNGILLQLISCLQCRRCPHYFLPNLDLFQGKPHSALESAAKQTWRLAREILTNPKSLDKL; this is encoded by the coding sequence ATGATCGCCGCTCAGGCCAAGCTGGTTTACCAGCTCAATAAATACTACACGGAGCGCTGCCAAGCGCGCAAGGCGGCCATCGCCAAGACCATCCGAGAGGTCTGTAAGGTGGTCTCGGACGTGCTCAAGGAAGTGGAGGTGCAGGAGCCTCGCTTCATCAGCTCCCTGAGCGAGATCGATGCCCGCTACGAAGGGCTGGAGGTCATCTCGCCCACAGAATTCGAGGTGGTGCTCTACCTAAACCAGATGGGCGTCTTCAACTTCGTGGACGACGGCTCGCTGCCCGGCTGCGCGGTGCTCAAGCTGAGCGATGGTCGGAAGCGGAGCATGTCTCTCTGGGTTGAGTTCATCACAGCGTCCGGCTACCTCTCCGCACGCAAGATCCGGTCTCGTTTCCAGACGCTGGTGGCTCAGGCGGTGGACAAGTGCAGCTATCGGGATGTGGTCAAGATGATCGCGGACACCAGCGAGGTCAAGTTGCGCATCAGGGAGCGCTACGTGGTTCAGATAACTCCGGCGTTCAAGTGCACTGGCATCTGGCCTCGTAGTGCGGCACAGTGGCCTATGCCTCACATCCCCTGGCCCGGCCCCAATCGAGTGGCGGAGGTCAAGGCCGAAGGCTTCAACTTGCTCTCCAAGGAGTGCTACTCGCTGACGGGCAAGCAGAGCTCCGCAGAGAGCGACGCCTGGGTGCTCCAGTTCGGGGAGGCTGAGAACCGCCTGCTGATGGGAGGCTGCCGAAACAAGTGTCTGTCGGTGCTGAAGACGCTGCGGGACCGCCACCTGGAGCTGCCGGGCCAGCCACTCAACAACTACCACATGAAGACGCTGCTGCTGTACGAGTGTGAGAAGCACCCGCGGGAAACGGACTGGGACGAGGCCTGCCTGGGCGACCGGCTCAACGGCATCCTGCTGCAGCTCATCTCCTGCCTGCAGTGCCGCCGCTGCCCTCACTACTTTCTGCCCAACCTCGACCTCTTCCAGGGCAAGCCCCACTCGGCCCTGGAGAGTGCTGCCAAGCAGACCTGGAGGTTGGCCAGGGAAATTCTCACCAATCCCAAAAGCCTAGACAAACTATAG